Part of the Mastacembelus armatus chromosome 6, fMasArm1.2, whole genome shotgun sequence genome, AAGCCTTTCAAGCACAGGAGTAATTAACTACCCTGTTGTTCACCATTAAAAGACAGCACACTGAAGCAGTATCCAGAATCCCCATACCTTTTGCTTTAGTGGGAGTAGTCACCAAGTACAGTAATACTGCAgtaagtaataaaaatattatactGCCAATTGAAAATTACGTTATGTCCTTGGAGCTCTGATTACATTACCTATAAGACCTGTATGCTATGaattaatttgatattttacttttaaaactgTTGTATTAGTACCTCTGGTAAACTGGCAGCTGGCCTTCTTTACCTTGCAGCCAGGTCTGAGAGCCAGAGCTGCATACCAGGCATCGTGACGAGCTTTCCACAGTCGATTCCTTGTTTCAGCATGTTGAGCCCACTGAAAATCAGCACCTCCGTTGCTCTGAGTAATGTCCGCTGTACCcgcacaaacagaacaaaactgtttttgtagTTGTGCCAGTAGGATTTTCCTTAAATCACTGTTGAACTGCCTGTGGAGGTAATGTTTATAGAGCAGCTGATGGTCTACCACTAATGTGCCAACTCCTTCCACCTTAGACTGTATCTTTTTTCATTGGCTAAAAAGTACTTTGTTGGTAGCCAGTTCTCCTTAATACACCTGTAGTAagtaacacaacacaaagtAAAGAAAATCCCCATAGTGACAAGGATTTATTCTCTAGGGACAATCAATGTCCCCAAAGTTTCAATCCATGTAAAACTTGAGATATTCCAACAGGAATAAAGTATTGGTCTGACAGATCTGTAAAGCTATATATTTAGTCAGCTAGCATGGCTGAAAACCAGCATACGTCTACTTCACCCTGTCTCAGCTGTTGCTAAAAGTATGAAGTGCACTTGTGTCACATAAATTGGTTGTATTATTTGATGACTGAGACAATGTTTCTTAATTCTGTGACAAAATACGTCTGTGAATGTAACATATTGTCAAGTAAAAATTGTAGTCATAATAATGTAAAAGGTTAATTTGAGGTATATTAGGCCGTCATCTAACAGTGATCGTGAAGTTCATGATTTACCTGTTGTGCTAACTTGTTCCTTGAGGCTTTGTTCAGAACCGTGGAACTCTAGGAACAGGGTTGGGGTCACGGGGTAGGAGAGAGAGCTGAACCTGTTGCACGCCTCTATCATTACATCATCCAAAAACTCTGataaacacgcacacagacattcacacacacagtcagagcaCACAAAGAGCAAAGACAAATGTCAGCATGATGTATTGAAATAGGTCACTTCCCACTTTTAATGATCATAAACATATCTTCCAACTGCCAATAAGTGGTATTGATCTATTTTTACTCTTAATGTTATAattcatttctctctgctggATTCTATTACCCTTTTAGTGCAAGAAACTATTGTCTCAgagggatcaataaagtttcatCTCTTTCTGGTTTTGGCTCAATTCTCCTAAACCACATTGATCTGGCTTCCTCACTCCATCTTTTAGCTTCTTGCTGGAGTGATTACATTAATGTTTTACACACCCTTAGTGTTGTGCTTTACATATGGGCCAGGTTAGTCTGAATAGCCAGAGATAACAGGGATAGAGTTCATTTTTTATGGAACTGCATCTCTATATGAAATGATCCTGTCATTGTGGTTGTTACTGCAGCCATGGCTGTGCTCTGGCTGTTTACATCAGTTTATAATGGGTGGAACCATAAACTGTATAAAGATGAATGATGTGACAGCTAATCAGAAGTAAACCTACTGTAAGTTGGTTGGTTGCAAAATAGGTCATAAACCCTGCCCCCTTCATGTCAGTGCATGGGATATGAAccaaataaaaaattcaaagtACAAATCAAATTAATTATTCACAATTTTTGCCACCAAAGTTACCTAAGGATAGCGTTTACTTTGTTCAATAAAACACTTATGTACTGAATGGTGCTGCTCTGTGACATCTGCTCACCGATGCGAGCAATGGGTACTCCAGCCTGTAGGGTCTGCACTGTGCTATCTACAGCATCTTGGACGGAGGGAAATGAGCAGACAGCTGACACCATAGCCTCTGGTAGGCCATACAGGCGCAATGTGGTCTTGGTGATGATCCCTAGGGTCCCTTCTGAGCCCACAAATAGGTTTGTCAGGTTATAACCTGCTGAGGTCTTCCTAAAAAATGATAATGGAAATGAAGGCATGAAAAAGAGGAATATTAGGAATATTAGGGAATATTGCATATTTGTagttagaaacagaaaatgtatacTTTGGTTTAGATGTGCACTTCTCAAAATCCTGAAACATGATACCAGGGTTACCTTGGCCGTCGACCTTTCCCAGCCGTGTGTATGATGGTGCCATCAGCCAGCACCAACTCCAGGTTTATAACGTTTTCCCGCATAGTTCCATAACGCACAGCATTAGTACCAGATGCACTGGTGGCAGCCATACCACAGAGAGACGCATCAGCTCCAGGATCTAAGATGGCAAAAGGACATCAGCAACATTTCCTAAGCTATTTatcaaatatattattatacatatattattataatcaAATTCATAGATGCACAGAACATGTAAATCCACTGTAATTCCATAAAAATGACATAAGATTGGGTGAacttaaaaaatgttattcactCTGACTTGAAATCTCTTAACCTTTTCTACCAGAATAATGTCATTACTAGGATCACGTAGTATCTCTTATTAAAATGGGACCACACACCACCCTACCACCAAAACCACTGAACCTCAATTGACGATCtgtaattttaaaagttttagcTAACAAGAGCCAGTGATCTTGATCATGAAATTCTCAATCCTAACTACAAATGTAACATTTTACATACGTACTCATTactatttttatgtatttgtccTATTATTTATTACTGCCATTCCCTACAAATGCTATCTTCACTGTTGTGTGCTACAGCACTGTACACCAATGCCCATGTAACTCTATTCACTGTTGATTTCATAGCAATTTTGCAATTTTAAACATGACCTGTGACCAGTGCTTTACTCTGCTCTACCCACTGAGCTACAGAAAAATACGGACCAACAGGAAACCACAGGCCAGTGTCTCGAAGATAGGCGTTAAGGGCCTTCCGAGTCACACCAGGCTCCACTGTCACGTCAAAGTCCTCCTGGTGCAGGCCCAGAATCTGATCCATGTTCCTCAGACTAAAGCACACACCACCCTAAGTGCAGCACGAAGAATCACATAAACACGCAGCACATTCAGATTTAGTCTTgtattttttgtactttttgcaGTTTCACTCACCTTTACTGCACTGACCCCACCCTCCAGGCCGGTTCCTGTGCCAAAAGGGATAATGGGAAGTTGGTGGTTGTGGCAGACCTTGGCCAGGGCGCTGACCTCTTCCACACAATGCGGAAATACCACCACATCTGGAGGACAACATCTGGACAGCAGCAATACAACACTCAGCTTACCATTCTctgtatttttccattaaatCAAGTCTTTTGTTGCTGTCTATTGTATAATTTAGTGGGAAAACTTATTTATAGTGGTCATGAGCATTTACaaagaaatgattcatttctAGACAACCTATGCTACTGGTATCCATGTGAGTAAATGTCTGTAAATAATCAGTTACGAGCAAATGCAGAGGGAGATGGGATCAAATGATCATCAACCCACGTTCAAAACAATATCCACATTATTATATCTCATAGTTCTTTTAAATTGACTACAAACAACTAAGTGTAATGTGATTGAGATTACTCATGTCACAGACTTTATGCTATCACATATGGAGATTTTTAGCCTCATTTAACCATATAATGTACTAATGTTACTGACTAGTGTTTCCTTCATTCAACTTTTTGTCTGGATATTTTTAGTTCTACCATTGACACCTTAGTGTTCAGCTCTTATCATCTCTGCCATTTCCTTTTTGTGTAATGTCACAGTACGTGTTATGGATTTCTCTAGAAACTAATTCCTGCTGGAAAACAATTTCATCATGCAATATCACAAGTCTGCCTGTGAGTAGTCTGGATGAGAGTGAAACAGACTCACCTGTGCAGAGACTCATCTTTCCCATGTTGTTCTCTGACAGCTTCACCCAATAAGACGCCATCCTCTCCACATATAGACCTGAATGCAGAAAGGATGCTGTCCAGAACAGCACCCTGTGCaaactgcacatacacaaatgaaGAACAGAGTGAAGCAAAGTGAGTCATGACAAGAGAGTGGGAAGAAAAGATCAAATATAAAATTGTACCACACACTGAAAACTGTCCCTGATATGCTTGGTTTCTCTCTTATGTGGAGAGAACATGTCAAAAAGCACCTGAGCCAACATCCTCCATGACTGTGCAAATTAGGAGCCACTGAACAAATGACATACATGCAATGCAAAAAGAGGCAGAATACGTCATTCACACGTCTGAATTTTAGAATTGCTTCTTGGTATAGAACAGCATGGTCAGGctaaataaaactatgaagATTAAAAGTTCACAGCCATCCCAAAGTCTTGTATAAATACATGGTGCTAAATGGTGGCCATGTAATTATGCTATGTTTTACCACAAACTGTACCTTCCAAGATGATaatacagttgaatcaacaccaAATAGGATTTATTGCAGAACCGTtttattagactgcattagttttagcttggtgtacctaataaacacACAACTTAGCAATTAATTCTTCCTaaaaaatgtaatgcatttGAATTTGGACATTCCTAcatattatgtattatattgttTTAGAATTAGAGTGTTAGAATAGAGACAAAGGATATTTAAGGACAAGGTTACTTCATGGAACAATATTGCCTGCCTATATATAATATTGCCTACAGTATTAACGGatgttctgttttctccaaaatGTTGTATGGCAATGAGCAGGAGAATGTCATGGGATAAATGTCAGTGTTCTGTTCCTTAACTCTGGGGAGCCACAAAAAGAAGGAGACCATATATGTACTGTGTGAAAATGAACATGTTCACAGCCTGTCTGCTCAGGTGTGAAAGCCCCACACAAAAATTTACAGCTCAGTGTTACAGTTCTTGCCTGCATTGAACAAACCTTGGGTTTTATTCTTGGAGCATGCAAACACTTTTTTAACCTCCACTAAATCAAAGAAATTGTGCAATTGAGAGACCCATACAGCTACAAAACCATAAAAAGATAATAGCGCTTGACAACACCCCAATGACAGGCTCTAACAATGAAGTATATACACTGTAAATGTCAGGTTGGTGCAGAGTCTATAGCTGCTATAGATGGAAATATACACAGGAGGCTCAGTAAGTGTTATGTTAAGTTAGACAATATCTCACTTTAACATTTAAGAGAGCCACTGTCAAAGGCAAAAATGTTACAACCTTGATCATGGTATTGTTCCACAGAGTAACACTGGAAaatatggagccagaacagtgacagttaaacactggcactgaaaaataaactttgacagtgaaaaataacacttggcactaaaaagaaaattgaaacTCTGGCATGGAAGGATttgtgctggaaaaaaaaaaaagagagaaaaagaaaaaaaaaacttaacagTCACTGGCTCCAAAACACCCATTGGTAATAAGAGCCAGCGTTTCAAACTTACACAACCCAAGGCATCTAATATGTCCAACTTTTCATAACACCTTCCGACAGATGTGCTGAGCAACAAGGTAGTGATTAGTGAATGTGACCAGACAAAGGAATGTGCAGTGGTGTTGTTAGTCATAATCATTCAGAGCTCCATCCCTGAACATTTTAAGTTTAGCCCTGAACATATTCAGTCCTGTCATAGGTTCACACTAACACTAAGTCAACACAAGGTTAAGTCTAAGGACTTATCTTGGAGCAAAGTGGAACTAATTACAGCGTCAGAGAGAGGGGTAGTAAGGTGCAAATTCACTGACTCAATAGTCATAAAACCATGAAACGTTCCAGTAGGAACACCCAGTCTGGGCTTCTTGAATATttcaagaagaaaaatgaaggtTAAGGAGAAAGTTACCACATTAAACTGTGTAGGAAACGAAGCTGATGGTAAAAAGGTGAATCTACCGCACACACAAATTCTGGTTGTCCCCTACTGCTCTAAGTCTGAAACCATTTGCCTCCCTTTGCAAAATATTGTGTGACTATGGAAGCATGTACAGacaattatttcttttataaaacatatttaaattgtaAGCTCTTTAAAAAGAGGGAAGCTAACTGGTCAGGCAAAGTACAGTGTGTTATCTTGATATGTACATAAACAACCGCATAgagactgaatgaatgaaagaaatttaaGGTGAACAAACCCATTTTAGATAACAATTAGCTGTTTGAcgatgtgtgtctgtgtaacagtagtttttattacattatatattatataagtaGGTGAGACGTCCCCAAGCAACTGCTATaatcaaatgaagaaaaacaaaaaattgttttctcatgtttgCGCTCTGTTAATTATCTATTTGTAGCCGGGTGGTAAACTTATGGTAAACTCATGTATAAGTAAATGACTAAGTAGTTTTTTCACCTGTATCAAAATGTCCCCTAAACCAAGTAAgttgttatattttgtattgttcATGGTTATTTTATGTTATCACTGTTTAAAGTTGGTTTTCTGATGTGGGTAAATGTGCCTCAAGATGGAGAAAGCAGTGCATTACATTTGGTCACCAGAGGGCAGTATTGCATAGCCAATGGAAAATCTGCAGCGAATTTCTCTAAGTGCACTCTGGgttacttcctgttttaaaatgtgatccAAAAAATGGAGACGTGCGAAGTATTACGCATGGGTTTTGTATCTGTAATGAGCCG contains:
- the ldhd gene encoding putative D-lactate dehydrogenase, mitochondrial, with product MMLFGLTPGRWLMSQRHCLLHLQRRIFTSEHPPRFAQGAVLDSILSAFRSICGEDGVLLGEAVREQHGKDESLHRCCPPDVVVFPHCVEEVSALAKVCHNHQLPIIPFGTGTGLEGGVSAVKGGVCFSLRNMDQILGLHQEDFDVTVEPGVTRKALNAYLRDTGLWFPVDPGADASLCGMAATSASGTNAVRYGTMRENVINLELVLADGTIIHTAGKGRRPRKTSAGYNLTNLFVGSEGTLGIITKTTLRLYGLPEAMVSAVCSFPSVQDAVDSTVQTLQAGVPIARIEFLDDVMIEACNRFSSLSYPVTPTLFLEFHGSEQSLKEQVSTTADITQSNGGADFQWAQHAETRNRLWKARHDAWYAALALRPGCKAYATDVCVPLSRLPQIIVETKEDLIENRLTGPIAGHVGDGNFHCLVVVDPNDPEELHRVHLFTDRLARRALAMDGTCTGEHGVGLGKRALLCEEMGSMAIQVMQGLKDTLDPNNLMNPGKILLPKAL